In Coccidioides posadasii str. Silveira chromosome 4, complete sequence, one genomic interval encodes:
- the PRP5_1 gene encoding pre-mRNA processing RNA-helicase (BUSCO:103461at4751~EggNog:ENOG410PHNK~COG:A~BUSCO:1613at33183), producing the protein MARETRSPSPVGSTHSSSKRSRRNDDYLDRSRRDDGRGHRRSRSPPRRHRDRDWDRHRDRDRDRDRDRVRDRERGRDRERDRDTYRKSDRSVDRRDYRDDVRDDTSYRPSRRDRSRPRYHSRDREDGREYRHRSRDRRRRDDSADSKSIAKRNESRDRVSSKDSIGKSREVSKPSTPAPPIAQTDEEKKAERLAKLEAWKQKQAAEKERKQKELAAAGGARSILAEIDKRSTLRQAGVSQETPAPQESESASAKKFDPKTITKNAATQPERLSLLGNDVAVPNTTTSSEVAGRNGADSTRIAPLKPRGNVSGFGFGAKSAAELEKTSHKRALDFGDEESSRKKLMKLPDPSLEDNDTPNGTVNGAEEEEDDDGDIDMQDGGTEEENAAAARAAAEKREERLQNQTVALESQPEQQPETLETDQNGSAEPMDVEDEEEIDPLDAFMSGLKDSVTVDASKYRKNVSKPKQEPEAIFGDEDDVDLKAMDFEADDFLAITSKTRKKKDLPTVNHEKIDYEPFRKSFYTEPVDLAELNDEEVAALRLELDGIKVRGVDVPKPVQKWSQCGLGVQTLDVIRKLGYEQPTSIQSQAIPAIMSGRDVIGVAKTGSGKTIAFLLPMFRHIKDQRPLENMEGPVGLIMTPTRELATQIHKECKPFLKALNLRAVCAYGGAPIKDQIAELKRGAEIIVCTPGRMIDLLAANSGRVTNLRRVTYVVLDEADRMFDMGFEPQVMKIISNIRPSRQTVLFSATFPRNMEALARKTLTKPVEIIVGGRSVVAQEITQIVEVRPENTKFVRLLELLGNLYSDDNNEDARALIFVDRQEAADGLLRDLMRKGYPCMSIHGGKDQVDRDSTIDDFKAGIFPVLIATSVAARGLDVKQLKLVINYDAPNHLEDYVHRAGRTGRAGNTGTAVTFLTEEQERYSVDIAKALKQSGQSVPEAVQKMVDSFLEKVKSGKEKASASGFGGKGLERLDQERDAARNRERKTYKTGEEGEEDEEKEKKEKDKGEELFAKAASAVQSSSAPTPSATPGVPKGIDLDGKITVHKTERATPSTTGTNPLDKVGSAVADIHARLNKAGVMRSGVPIDNKGPDAGAFHATLEINDFPQKARWAVTNRTNVAKILEATGTSITTKGSYYPPGKEPGPNENPKLYILVEGDTELVVTNAMRELMRLLKEGTIAAADSEARAPASGRYNVL; encoded by the exons ATGGCCAGAGAGACTCGCTCACCATCGCCAGTAGGCAGCACTCATTCATCGTCGAAACGAAGTCGAAGAAACGACGATTATCTTGATAGAAGCCGCCGCGATGATGGCAGGGGCCACAGGAGATCGCGAAGCCCTCCG AGGCGACATCGTGACAGAGACTGGGATCGACACCGAGATCGAGATCGGGATCGTGACCGTGATAGAGTACGGGATCGCGAGCGTGGACGTGATCGAGAACGCGATCGAGATACTTATCGAAAGTCAGATCGCTCGGTAGATAGACGAGATTACAGAGATGATGTACGTGATGATACTTCCTACCGCCCAAGCAGGAGGGATCGGTCACGACCAAGGTACCACTCACGGGATCGCGAAGATGGCAGAGAATATCGCCACAGGAGCCGCGACAGGCGACGAAGGGACGATTCCGCCGATTCCAAATCAATAGCCAAACGGAATGAAAGCAGAGACCGCGTCTCCAGCAAGGATTCCATTGGAAAGTCTCGTGAG GTCTCCAAACCTTCTACACCTGCCCCGCCTATCGCACAAACagatgaagagaagaaggccGAACGGCTCGCGAAATTGGAGGCGTGGAAACAAAAGCAGGCTGCAGAAAAAGAgcgaaaacaaaaagaactaGCAGCTGCAGGTGGTGCACGAAGCATTCTTGCTGAGATTGATAAAAGATCCACGTTAAGGCAGGCAGGTGTGTCGCAAGAAACACCCGCGCCACAAGAATCCGAGTCCGCATCTGCGAAGAAGTTTGATCCCAAAACGATTACCAAAAATGCTGCAACCCAACCAGAGCGTCTTTCGTTGCTTGGTAATGATGTCGCAGTCCCTAATACTACTACGTCTTCTGAAGTTGCTGGTCGCAATGGGGCCGATTCTACCC GAATTGCTCCGTTAAAGCCTCGAGGCAACGTTAGTGGCTTTGGCTTCGGCGCCAAGTCAGCTGCTGAACTGGAAAAGACGTCTCACAAACGCGCGTTGGATTTTGGTGACGAAGAATCCAGCCGCAAAAAGTTAATGAAGCTTCCCGATCCTTCACTCGAGGACAACGATACTCCCAATGGAACCGTCAATGgtgctgaagaggaagaagatgacgACGGCGATATCGACATGCAGGATGGCGGCACAGAGGAAGAGAACGCTGCTGCGGCGAGGGCTGCGGCGGAAAAACGCGAAGAAAGGCTGCAAAATCAGACTGTAGCTTTAGAGTCACAACCAGAACAGCAACCAGAAACGTTAGAAACTGACCAGAATGGCTCAGCCGAACCTATGGATGtggaggatgaggaggaaATCGACCCGTTGGATGCCTTTATGTCTGGTCTAAAAGATTCAGTGACGGTAGACGCATCCAAATATCGAAAAAATGTTTCTAAACCTAAACAGGAACCCGAAGCAATATTTGGGGACGAGGATGATGTGGATTTGAAGGCAATGGATTTCGAAGCGGATGATTTCCTTGCTATAACGAGTAAAAccaggaagaagaaagatttaCCCACTGTCAATCACGAAAAGATTGATTATGAACCATTCCGAAAGAGCTTCTATACGGAGCCTGTGGATTTGGCGGAGCTAAACGATGAAGAGGTCGCCGCTCTAAGGCTAGAATTGGATGGAATAAAGGTTCGGGGTGTCGACGTACCAAAACCTGTGCAAAAGTGGTCGCAGTGTGGTTTAGGAGTCCAAACCCTGGACGTCATTCGGAAACTCGGTTATGAGCAACCAACCTCGATTCAATCGCAAGCTATTCCGGCCATCATGTCCGGAAGAGACGTAATAGGTGTCGCTAAGACTGGCTCTGGAAAAACAATCGCTTTTTTGTTGCCCATGTTCCGTCATATCAAGGATCAACGGCCACTTGAGAACATGGAGGGTCCCGTTGGGTTGATTATGACCCCAACTAGAGAACTGGCAACGCAAATCCACAAGGAATGTAAGCCGTTCTTAAAAGCGTTGAACCTTCGTGCCGTCTGTGCGTATGGAGGTGCGCCCATCAAAGATCAAATTGCGGAATTAAAGCGTGGTGCAGAGATTATTGTGTGCACTCCAGGAAGGATGATTGACTTGCTAGCTGCTAATTCCGGGAGAGTGACTAATCTACGAAGGGTAACGTACGTAGTGTTGGATGAAGCTGACCGAATGTTTGACATGGGTTTTGAGCCCCAGGTGATGAAAATCATCAGCAATATCCGACCTTCGAGACAGACTGTCCTCTTTTCGGCGACGTTTCCTCGTAATATGGAAGCTCTTGCGAGAAAAACATTGACCAAGCCAGTTGAAATCATTGTCGGTGGACGCAGCGTTGTTGCACAAGAGATAACTCAGATCGTCGAAGTTCGGCCGGAAAATACAAAATTTGTCCGATTACTCGAGCTCCTTGGTAATCTTTACTCGGATGACAACAATGAAGATGCTCGCGCTCTTATCTTCGTGGATCGGCAAGAGGCGGCCGATGGCTTACTTCGGGACCTCATGCGCAAAGGATACCCGTGCATGTCAATTCACGGTGGGAAAGATCAAGTTGATCGCGATTCTACCATCGATGATTTTAAAGCTGGCATTTTTCCAGTCTTAATTGCGACGTCTGTGGCGGCACGCGGGTTGGACGTCAAACAGCTGAAATTGGTTATCAACTATGATGCACCaaatcatcttgaagattacGTTCACCGGGCGGGGCGCACTGGTCGTGCAGGCAACACTGGAACGGCTGTTACTTTCTTGACTGAAGAACAGGAGCGATATTCCGTCGATATAGCAAAAGCTCTGAAACAGAGTGGACAGTCGGTACCCGAAGCCGTCCAAAAGATGGTGGACTCCTTCCTCGAGAAAGTTAAATCCGGGAAAGAGAAAGCTAGTGCTTCCGGCTTCGGTGGCAAAGGCCTGGAGCGACTTGATCAGGAGCGCGATGCCGCACGGAATCGTGAAAGAAAGACGTATAAGACTGGCGAAGAAGgtgaagaggatgaagagaaggagaagaaggagaaagacAAGGGAGAGGAGCTCTTTGCCAAGGCTGCCTCAGCGGTACAGTCTTCGTCCGCTCCGACACCAAGCGCTACTCCTGGTGTGCCTAAAGGAATCGACCTTGACGGGAAGATTACGGTTCATAAGACCGAAAGAGCTACGCCATCCACTACGGGTACTAACCCTCTTGATAAAGTTGGCTCCGCAGTTGCCGATATCCACGCCCGTTTGAACAAGGCGGGCGTTATGAGGTCGGGTGTGCCAATTGACAACAAGGGTCCCGATGCCGGAGCTTTCCATGCTACTCTTGAAATTAATGACTTTCCAC AGAAAGCAAGGTGGGCGGTTACCAATCGGACTAATGTTGCCAAAATCCTTGAAGCTACGGGTACCTCGATCACGACAAAAGGTAGCTATTATCCACCAGGCAAGGAACCAGGACCTAATGAGAATCCGAAACTATATATCTTAGTTGAGGGAGACACGGAATTGGTTGTTACGAATGCGATGCGTGAACTTATGCGGTTATTGAAAGAAGGAACAATTGCTGCAGCGGACAGCGAGGCACGAGCTCCAGCGAGCGGGAGGTATAATGTTTTATAG
- the PRP5_1 gene encoding pre-mRNA processing RNA-helicase, variant 2 (BUSCO:103461at4751~EggNog:ENOG410PHNK~COG:A~BUSCO:1613at33183), whose protein sequence is MKLPDPSLEDNDTPNGTVNGAEEEEDDDGDIDMQDGGTEEENAAAARAAAEKREERLQNQTVALESQPEQQPETLETDQNGSAEPMDVEDEEEIDPLDAFMSGLKDSVTVDASKYRKNVSKPKQEPEAIFGDEDDVDLKAMDFEADDFLAITSKTRKKKDLPTVNHEKIDYEPFRKSFYTEPVDLAELNDEEVAALRLELDGIKVRGVDVPKPVQKWSQCGLGVQTLDVIRKLGYEQPTSIQSQAIPAIMSGRDVIGVAKTGSGKTIAFLLPMFRHIKDQRPLENMEGPVGLIMTPTRELATQIHKECKPFLKALNLRAVCAYGGAPIKDQIAELKRGAEIIVCTPGRMIDLLAANSGRVTNLRRVTYVVLDEADRMFDMGFEPQVMKIISNIRPSRQTVLFSATFPRNMEALARKTLTKPVEIIVGGRSVVAQEITQIVEVRPENTKFVRLLELLGNLYSDDNNEDARALIFVDRQEAADGLLRDLMRKGYPCMSIHGGKDQVDRDSTIDDFKAGIFPVLIATSVAARGLDVKQLKLVINYDAPNHLEDYVHRAGRTGRAGNTGTAVTFLTEEQERYSVDIAKALKQSGQSVPEAVQKMVDSFLEKVKSGKEKASASGFGGKGLERLDQERDAARNRERKTYKTGEEGEEDEEKEKKEKDKGEELFAKAASAVQSSSAPTPSATPGVPKGIDLDGKITVHKTERATPSTTGTNPLDKVGSAVADIHARLNKAGVMRSGVPIDNKGPDAGAFHATLEINDFPQKARWAVTNRTNVAKILEATGTSITTKGSYYPPGKEPGPNENPKLYILVEGDTELVVTNAMRELMRLLKEGTIAAADSEARAPASGRYNVL, encoded by the exons ATGAAGCTTCCCGATCCTTCACTCGAGGACAACGATACTCCCAATGGAACCGTCAATGgtgctgaagaggaagaagatgacgACGGCGATATCGACATGCAGGATGGCGGCACAGAGGAAGAGAACGCTGCTGCGGCGAGGGCTGCGGCGGAAAAACGCGAAGAAAGGCTGCAAAATCAGACTGTAGCTTTAGAGTCACAACCAGAACAGCAACCAGAAACGTTAGAAACTGACCAGAATGGCTCAGCCGAACCTATGGATGtggaggatgaggaggaaATCGACCCGTTGGATGCCTTTATGTCTGGTCTAAAAGATTCAGTGACGGTAGACGCATCCAAATATCGAAAAAATGTTTCTAAACCTAAACAGGAACCCGAAGCAATATTTGGGGACGAGGATGATGTGGATTTGAAGGCAATGGATTTCGAAGCGGATGATTTCCTTGCTATAACGAGTAAAAccaggaagaagaaagatttaCCCACTGTCAATCACGAAAAGATTGATTATGAACCATTCCGAAAGAGCTTCTATACGGAGCCTGTGGATTTGGCGGAGCTAAACGATGAAGAGGTCGCCGCTCTAAGGCTAGAATTGGATGGAATAAAGGTTCGGGGTGTCGACGTACCAAAACCTGTGCAAAAGTGGTCGCAGTGTGGTTTAGGAGTCCAAACCCTGGACGTCATTCGGAAACTCGGTTATGAGCAACCAACCTCGATTCAATCGCAAGCTATTCCGGCCATCATGTCCGGAAGAGACGTAATAGGTGTCGCTAAGACTGGCTCTGGAAAAACAATCGCTTTTTTGTTGCCCATGTTCCGTCATATCAAGGATCAACGGCCACTTGAGAACATGGAGGGTCCCGTTGGGTTGATTATGACCCCAACTAGAGAACTGGCAACGCAAATCCACAAGGAATGTAAGCCGTTCTTAAAAGCGTTGAACCTTCGTGCCGTCTGTGCGTATGGAGGTGCGCCCATCAAAGATCAAATTGCGGAATTAAAGCGTGGTGCAGAGATTATTGTGTGCACTCCAGGAAGGATGATTGACTTGCTAGCTGCTAATTCCGGGAGAGTGACTAATCTACGAAGGGTAACGTACGTAGTGTTGGATGAAGCTGACCGAATGTTTGACATGGGTTTTGAGCCCCAGGTGATGAAAATCATCAGCAATATCCGACCTTCGAGACAGACTGTCCTCTTTTCGGCGACGTTTCCTCGTAATATGGAAGCTCTTGCGAGAAAAACATTGACCAAGCCAGTTGAAATCATTGTCGGTGGACGCAGCGTTGTTGCACAAGAGATAACTCAGATCGTCGAAGTTCGGCCGGAAAATACAAAATTTGTCCGATTACTCGAGCTCCTTGGTAATCTTTACTCGGATGACAACAATGAAGATGCTCGCGCTCTTATCTTCGTGGATCGGCAAGAGGCGGCCGATGGCTTACTTCGGGACCTCATGCGCAAAGGATACCCGTGCATGTCAATTCACGGTGGGAAAGATCAAGTTGATCGCGATTCTACCATCGATGATTTTAAAGCTGGCATTTTTCCAGTCTTAATTGCGACGTCTGTGGCGGCACGCGGGTTGGACGTCAAACAGCTGAAATTGGTTATCAACTATGATGCACCaaatcatcttgaagattacGTTCACCGGGCGGGGCGCACTGGTCGTGCAGGCAACACTGGAACGGCTGTTACTTTCTTGACTGAAGAACAGGAGCGATATTCCGTCGATATAGCAAAAGCTCTGAAACAGAGTGGACAGTCGGTACCCGAAGCCGTCCAAAAGATGGTGGACTCCTTCCTCGAGAAAGTTAAATCCGGGAAAGAGAAAGCTAGTGCTTCCGGCTTCGGTGGCAAAGGCCTGGAGCGACTTGATCAGGAGCGCGATGCCGCACGGAATCGTGAAAGAAAGACGTATAAGACTGGCGAAGAAGgtgaagaggatgaagagaaggagaagaaggagaaagacAAGGGAGAGGAGCTCTTTGCCAAGGCTGCCTCAGCGGTACAGTCTTCGTCCGCTCCGACACCAAGCGCTACTCCTGGTGTGCCTAAAGGAATCGACCTTGACGGGAAGATTACGGTTCATAAGACCGAAAGAGCTACGCCATCCACTACGGGTACTAACCCTCTTGATAAAGTTGGCTCCGCAGTTGCCGATATCCACGCCCGTTTGAACAAGGCGGGCGTTATGAGGTCGGGTGTGCCAATTGACAACAAGGGTCCCGATGCCGGAGCTTTCCATGCTACTCTTGAAATTAATGACTTTCCAC AGAAAGCAAGGTGGGCGGTTACCAATCGGACTAATGTTGCCAAAATCCTTGAAGCTACGGGTACCTCGATCACGACAAAAGGTAGCTATTATCCACCAGGCAAGGAACCAGGACCTAATGAGAATCCGAAACTATATATCTTAGTTGAGGGAGACACGGAATTGGTTGTTACGAATGCGATGCGTGAACTTATGCGGTTATTGAAAGAAGGAACAATTGCTGCAGCGGACAGCGAGGCACGAGCTCCAGCGAGCGGGAGGTATAATGTTTTATAG
- a CDS encoding uncharacterized protein (EggNog:ENOG410PSMK~BUSCO:16837at33183), producing the protein MGNLCSKSSNPSDPFAQPGRVLGTSPDSGPSSAPVPQKQTISRPAVKGGKTLGGSGSTSDQTVEPRNAAARAAEERAAKQNATANKGKLGSQLAAQKAKTQGRTLNELSQTERATRDVDAAETSRRWD; encoded by the exons ATGGGAAATCTCTGTTCAAAGTCCTCCAATCCCTCGGACCCTTTTGCCCAGCCGGGCCGGGTGCTGGGTACCTCTCCTGATTCTGGACCCTCGAGTGCACCTGTCCCTCAGAAGCAGACCATATCAAGGCCAGCGGTTAAAGGTGGAAAAACACTTGGTGGTAGCGGTAGTACGAGCGATCAAACCGTCGAGCCGCGCAACGCTGCTGCTCGAGCTGCGGAG GAACGAGCTGCGAAGCAGAACGCTACCGCAAACAAGGGTAAACTTGGTTCCCAGCTCGCAGCGCAAAAGGCGAAGACTCAGGGAAGGACTCTTAACGAGTTAAGCCAAACAGAACGCGCCACTAGGGATGTGGATGCTGCGGAAACTTCGAGGAGATGGGATTAA
- the SUR1 gene encoding zinc-finger protein (EggNog:ENOG410PM40~COG:K~BUSCO:5235at33183): MSPKPETDPFCLECHWENYHMADGNLLSGPECFDISCWSGADFDNHNSLSCNLSAECCNMDDCADACTTVCDGFVDCDKSTICSESYCDNLNCEKTSTACYDKNCIEVHYDNVHQTHENNFLSQDGSLNWDCMTLGPEHGNCGFHGENFDGSFTSHIHPSGTTVACDLSSIKDLSQSHFSDQQTPFDSHSHIVSGPCLNHGLGAICISNTTELCHNTGNCTYQRKIGGNLPLGSCSGISTPFASLHSSRTANHRHHHGHGSFQALALQLYHRRQEATPTITTSTRSTPSLSMHSSPVPAPIGQEATGTPLFDASDFLGAEELHICRWVGNKLENKICGEIFPDAGSLQKHLTTAHADPTQGCQGQGYYCCWEGCSRPDEPFSQKSKLQGHFLTHSNYKSFRCSICGKPFARQATLERHERSHRGDKPYKCKECGKKFTDSSELKTHMRTHTGEKPFKCNHPGCTFETGDSSNMSSHKLTHGERKHKCPYPGCSKSFTRPDQLKRHLKGTHKHTNVFPSRLTSPIGNPSTPQI, from the exons ATGTCTCCAAAACCCGAGACAGACCCATTCTGCTTAGAATGCCATTGGGAGAATTACCACATGGCCGACGGCAATCTCCTTTCCGGCCCAGAGTGCTTTGATATATCCTGCTGGAGTGGTGCTGATTTCGACAACCATAATTCTCTCTCGTGCAACCTGTCAGCAGAGTGTTGCAATATGGATGATTGTGCGGATGCTTGCACTACTGTCTGCGATGGCTTCGTCGACTGCGACAAGTCCACCATCTGCTCCGAGTCCTATTGCGACAATTTAAACTGCGAGAAGACGTCTACTGCCTGCTACGATAAGAATTGCATCGAGGTGCATTACGATAATGTCCACCAAACACATGAAAATAACTTCTTGAGCCAAGATGGATCTCTGAACTGGGACTGTATGACTTTGGGTCCCGAGCACGGCAACTGTGGGTTCCACGGCGAGAACTTTGACGGTTCCTTTACTTCACACATTCATCCCTCCGGGACAACGGTTGCTTGTGACCTGTCCTCTATCAAAGATCTGAGTCAAAGCCACTTCTCTGATCAGCAGACCCCTTTCGACTCACATTCTCATATAGTCTCTGGCCCGTGTCTAAATCATGGACTCGGAGCCATTTGCATTAGCAATACGACAGAACTTTGCCACAACACGGGAAACTGTACATATCAACGAAAGATAGGCGGCAATTTACCTCTCGGAAGCTGTTCTGGGATATCGACGCCCTTTGCTTCATTACACTCTTCCAGGACTGCCAACCATCGTCATCACCATGGCCATGGCTCTTTCCAGGCGCTGGCCTTGCAGCTATATCACCGACGACAAGAAGCAACGCCAACGATTACAACTTCCACACGCTCTACTCCGAGTCTGAGCATGCATTCAAGCCCTGTTCCAGCACCCATCGGCCAAGAAGCGACTGGTACCCCATTGTTCGATGCCTCCGACTTTCTCGGCGCTGAAGAGCTGCATATTTGCAGATGGGTTGGAAATAAAttagaaaataaaatttgCGGTGAAATATTTCCAGACGCAGGCAGCCTGCAGAAACACCTCACAACAGCCCATGCGGACCCAACGCAAGGATGCCAAGGACAAGGTTATTACTGCTGTTGGGAAGGCTGTTCCCGTCCAGACGAACCGTTTTCGCAGAAGTCTAAACTACAGGGCCATTTTTTAACACACAGTAATT ATAAAAGTTTTCGATGTTCCATTTGCGGGAAGCCTTTTGCAAGGCAGGCAACCTTGGAAAGGCATGAACGAAGCCACCGAGGAGATAAGCCATATAAGTGTAAGGAATGTGGGAAGAAGTTCACAGACAGCAGTGAATTAA AAACACACATGCGCACACACACCGGCGAAAAGCCATTTAAATGTAACCATCCTGGATGCACCTTCGAGACCGGGGAC TCGTCAAATATGTCTAGCCACAAACTAA CCCACGGAGAACGGAAACACAAGTGTCCTTATCCAGGATGCTCTAAGAGTTTTACAAGACCAG ATCAGTTGAAACGACATTTAAAAGGGACGCACAAACACACCAATGTTTTCCCGAGCCGATTGACCTCTCCAATTGGGAACCCATCCACTCCCCAAATTTAA
- a CDS encoding uncharacterized protein (EggNog:ENOG410PTDP~BUSCO:16486at33183), producing MILPHVMKALPSTTKGTFGTIPMRSFRSPFSSAMGHNSQISWRISCRVMSTRFRSFPHLRGCPQVAPIVSSGNSASRRIPDARHFGLGRPSLYAGYSTTRRYTTQSKRGISADDYIQELQDLYEIAKDELEIATESTDSLTIYAESDRATLREAFDDLAHAYDVYTGATSSSSPSPKGQSEGAQRGAALDSSDIPVDIREEIKRRVGQRIRELRNAVEVLEERSKSE from the exons ATGATTCTTCCCCATGTCATGAAGGCTCTCCCTTCTACTACAAAAGGCACCTTCGGGACCATCCCAATGCGTTCCTTTCGCAGTCCTTTCAGCTCTGCAATGGGCCATAACTCTCAGATCTCCTGGCGCATTTCTTGCCGCGTAATGTCTACACGGTTCAGATCATTTCCGCACCTCCGTGGCTGCCCCCAGGTTGCGCCCATCGTATCCTCGGGGAACTCGGCTTCACGACGCATCCCAGACGCCCGCCATTTTGGGCTAGGAAGACCAAGTCTGTATGCTGGTTATTCCACAACAAGGAGATACACTACCCAGTCCAAGAGGGGGATTTCCGCAGACGATTATATCCAGGAATTGCAAGATTT ATATGAGATAGCTAAAGACGAG CTAGAGATCGCGACTGAATCTACGGATTCCCTCACCATCTATGCCGAATCCGATCGTGCAACGCTACGCGAAGCGTTTGACGATTTAGCGCACGCCTATGATGTATATACAGGGGCTACTTCATCCTCGTCTCCGAGCCCCAAAGGGCAAAGTGAAGGAGCTCAAAGGGGCGCTGCGCTAGACTCCAGCGATATACCAGTAGATATTAGGGAGGAGATCAAGCGCAGAGTTGGGCAGCGAATACGAGAATTAAGAAATGCCGTGGAAGTCCTTGAGGAACGTtcaaaatcagaataa
- a CDS encoding uncharacterized protein (EggNog:ENOG410PIBU~COG:I) produces MVKKSPFAPIPIPSSNVLSFLFPPGSPLRSATKPIWIDSADPTLQLTTAAALDWVKRLCSGLENFKDQASGQQVVKKGEVVLIFTPNQIFVPVAYLGIVGSGRIFSGINPGYSVNEVVYQMNNTEAKVILVHPSLLDTAVAAARQAGIPTDRMFQFSETEVPMRDGVRDWRELLANLEASRDYQWPELSENEAANTIATINYSSGTTGLPKGVCVSHRNLIANILQSNYIRNALVQYGPEGPPQHRWIGFLPLYHVYGQMMTILHAVRNQVPIYVMKKFVFEDYLRAIQDYKITYLHVVPPIMVMLSKRPETAKYDLSSVLEISCGAAPLSRELQNEVAEKYGVSIKQGWGMTEVTTGAIHVPGGVEDKTGSAGVLDPNCECKLLDDDGNEVPEGEPGEMYIRSPNVSMKYWKNEEATRETMLSDGWLRTGDIAVCRGDWFWIVDRKKELIKVNALQVAPAELEAALLENDDIADAAVVGMKMNDEEFPRAYVVLKDAVKQRPNPLTGEQIQEWIKPRVAKHKWLTGGVELIDEVPKLPSGKIMRKVMREWAKRDAAKFQGLQRAKL; encoded by the exons ATGGTGAAAAAGTCCCCATTTGCTCCGATTCCGATCCCATCCTCCaatgttctctcttttctATTTCCCCCAGGTTCACCCCTGCGTTCCGCCACAAAGCCTATCTGGATCGATTCTGCAGATCCGACCCTTCAGCTGACAACAGCTGCTGCATTGGATTGGGTGAAGCGTTTGTGTTCTGGCCTTGAGAATTTCAAGGACCAGGCCTCTGGTCAACAGGTAGTTAAGAAGGGCGAAGTAGTCCTCATTTTCACTCCGAATCAAATTTTTGTCCCAGTTGCGTATTTGGGTATCGTTGGGTCAGGACGGATCTTCAGCGGAATAAATCCTGGCTATAGCGTTAATG AGGTCGTATATCAAATGAATAACACCGAGGCCAAGGTTATCCTTGTCCATCCCTCTCTCCTTGACACAGCTGTAGCAGCAGCAAGGCAGGCTGGGATTCCAACCGACCGTATGTTTCAGTTTTCGGAAACAGAAGTCCCTATGCGGGACGGCGTTCGGGACTGGCGAGAATTGTTAGCGAACCTCGAGGCCTCCCGTGACTACCAATGGCCAGAATTAAGTGAAAATGAAGCTGCAAACACGATTGCGACAATCAACTACTCGTCTGGTACCACTGGTTTACCTAAAGGTGTCTGCGTCAGCCACCGAAATTTGATCGCCAACATTCTGCAGTCAAATTACATTCGCAATGCGTTGGTTCAATATGGTCCCGAGGGCCCTCCGCAGCATCGCTGGATTGGTTTTTTGCCGCTGTACCATGTGTACGGGCAGATGATGACAATACTTCATGCTGTACGCAACCAAGTTCCTATATACGTGATGAAAAAGTTCGTCTTCGAAGACTATCTCCGCGCTATACAGGATTATAAAATTACTTACCTGCACGTGGTGCCTCCAATTATGGTTATGCTGAGCAAACGGCCAGAAACGGCCAAATATGACTTGAGCAGTGTACTCGAAATTTCATGCGGGGCGGCTCCGTTATCACGAGAGCTTCAGAATGAGGTTGCAGAAAAGTATGGGGTTAGTATCAAGCAGGGTTGGGGAATGACCGAAGTGACGACGGGTGCAATTCATGTTCCAGGTGGTGTCGAGGATAA AACAGGAAGTGCCGGGGTCCTTGATCCGAATTGTGAGTGTAAACTGCTAGATGACGATGGGAATGAAGTGCCAGAAGGCGAACCCGGTGAAATGTACATACGGTCCCCCAATGTTTCCATGAAGTACTGGAAGAATGAGGAGGCTACGAGAGAGACCATGTTGTCGGATGGATGGCTTCGAACCGGTGATATCGCGGTCTGCCGCGGTGACTGGTTTTGGATTGTTGATAGAAAGAAG GAGCTTATCAAGGTAAATGCACTCCAAGTGGCCCCTGCAGAACTCGAAGCGGCGTTGCTCGAAAATGATGACATTGCCGACGCCGCTGTCGTTGGTATGAAGAT GAACGATGAGGAATTCCCTCGAGCATATGTTGTGCTCAAGGATGCCGTGAAACAACGCCCAAACCCACTGACCGGAGAGCAAATCCAGGAATGGATAAAGCCACGAGTTGCAAAGCATAAGTGGCTAACTGGAGGAGTTGAGCTCATTGACGAGGTCCCAAAGTTACCGAGCGGCAAGATTATGAGAAAGGTAATGAGAGAGTGGGCAAAGAGGGATGCGGCGAAATTTCAGGGGTTACAGAGAGCAAAACTGTAA